In one Kineococcus mangrovi genomic region, the following are encoded:
- a CDS encoding SRPBCC family protein, whose amino-acid sequence MIVVVTDVAAPPEVLHDLVLDVDVHADSLRGSGESATTSTGRRTLAEGEEVTFTARHLGVRWTMTSRVSVAERPHRVVDEQVRGPFRRMRHEHLFTPTGRGTRMTDRVALALPGGPFGALAVRWVAEPYLRRLLRRRAEHLRAVVERGAATPPPP is encoded by the coding sequence GTGATCGTCGTCGTGACGGACGTGGCCGCCCCGCCGGAGGTGCTGCACGACCTCGTGCTGGACGTGGACGTGCACGCGGACTCGTTGCGCGGCAGCGGCGAGAGCGCGACCACGAGCACGGGGCGGCGGACGCTGGCCGAGGGCGAGGAGGTGACGTTCACCGCCCGGCACCTCGGCGTGCGGTGGACGATGACGAGCCGGGTGAGCGTCGCGGAGCGCCCGCACCGGGTCGTGGACGAGCAGGTGCGCGGCCCCTTCCGCCGGATGCGCCACGAGCACCTGTTCACCCCCACGGGCCGGGGCACCCGGATGACGGACCGGGTGGCGCTGGCGCTGCCCGGCGGCCCGTTCGGCGCCCTCGCCGTCCGGTGGGTGGCCGAGCCGTACCTGCGCCGGCTCCTGCGGCGACGGGCCGAGCACCTGCGGGCGGTCGTCGAGCGGGGCGCCGCCACCCCGCCCCCGCCCTGA
- a CDS encoding GNAT family N-acetyltransferase, with product MPRIVPATPADAPAVADVFLAARATMRYLPHLHTDEETRAFVADVVLARQEVHLARDDDGAVLGFAAVEGAWLQHLYVAPRSWGRGTGTLLLEHVLARRDAVGGALLLHVFQRNVGARRLYERHGFHLVATGDGGGNEEREPDATYRRPPSPRSP from the coding sequence GTGCCCCGCATCGTCCCCGCGACCCCCGCGGACGCCCCGGCCGTCGCCGACGTCTTCCTCGCCGCCCGCGCCACGATGAGGTACCTGCCCCACCTGCACACCGACGAGGAGACCCGCGCGTTCGTCGCGGACGTCGTGCTCGCCCGGCAGGAGGTGCACCTGGCCCGCGACGACGACGGCGCGGTGCTGGGGTTCGCCGCCGTCGAGGGCGCCTGGCTGCAGCACCTCTACGTCGCCCCCCGCTCCTGGGGCCGCGGGACCGGGACGCTCCTGCTCGAGCACGTCCTGGCCCGGCGGGACGCCGTCGGTGGCGCGCTGCTGCTGCACGTCTTCCAGCGCAACGTCGGAGCCCGCCGCCTCTACGAGCGGCACGGCTTCCACCTCGTCGCGACCGGTGACGGCGGCGGGAACGAGGAGCGCGAGCCCGACGCGACCTACCGCCGCCCACCGTCGCCGCGCTCGCCCTGA
- a CDS encoding EamA family transporter → MDVPLGSRESTDPHPGPDRHPGRDPGVRGPGRGRGVVTALVGATGNQLGAGVGASAFAAIGPAGVVAVRQVVAAAVLLPLARPALRRMGWSQWWPVLLLAVVFAGMNLALYTAVDRVGLALAVTLEFLGPLVLALVTSRTRRHLLIAVAAAAGVYVLVLPGPSSDVGGIAVGLVAGACWAAYIVLNRTAGARLPGVQAPALASGVCAVGYLPVLVVLTVDGRWDGATLTRALLTGVLSSVLPYAADLVALRTVPARSFAVLSSTQPALAALVGLLLLGQGLRAHEWAGIAVISLANVAALVTGPRRGGPRPRPAPAR, encoded by the coding sequence CGGCCGCGACCCGGGCGTCCGGGGGCCGGGTCGCGGCCGGGGGGTGGTGACCGCCCTGGTCGGGGCCACGGGCAACCAGCTCGGCGCCGGTGTCGGTGCGTCGGCCTTCGCCGCGATCGGCCCGGCCGGGGTCGTCGCCGTCCGCCAGGTGGTCGCCGCGGCCGTCCTGCTGCCGCTCGCCCGGCCCGCGCTGCGGCGGATGGGGTGGTCCCAGTGGTGGCCGGTGCTGCTGCTGGCGGTGGTCTTCGCCGGCATGAACCTGGCCCTCTACACCGCCGTCGACCGGGTCGGGCTGGCGCTGGCCGTCACGCTGGAGTTCCTCGGCCCCCTGGTGCTCGCCCTGGTCACCTCCCGCACGCGCAGGCACCTGCTCATCGCCGTCGCCGCGGCGGCCGGGGTGTACGTGCTGGTCCTGCCCGGCCCCTCCAGCGACGTGGGCGGCATCGCCGTCGGTCTGGTCGCCGGGGCCTGCTGGGCGGCGTACATCGTCCTGAACCGCACCGCCGGGGCGCGCCTGCCGGGGGTCCAGGCCCCCGCCCTGGCCAGCGGGGTGTGCGCGGTGGGCTACCTGCCGGTCCTGGTCGTCCTCACCGTCGACGGGCGCTGGGACGGCGCCACCCTCACCCGTGCCCTGCTCACCGGGGTGCTGTCCTCCGTCCTGCCCTACGCGGCCGACCTCGTCGCGCTGCGCACCGTGCCGGCGCGCTCGTTCGCCGTCCTGTCCAGCACCCAGCCGGCGCTGGCCGCCCTGGTCGGCCTGCTCCTGCTCGGCCAGGGCCTGCGCGCGCACGAGTGGGCCGGGATCGCCGTCATCAGCCTCGCCAACGTCGCGGCCCTGGTCACCGGACCGCGCCGGGGCGGGCCGCGCCCCCGGCCCGCCCCGGCGCGCTGA
- a CDS encoding flotillin family protein has product MEFLTPAVILVAAAVVVVVLLAVAIVRRYRIAGPSEAFVVVGQKGRPVTNPETGKISTDLSGQKVVMGGGIFVLPFVQQAYSLSLASRRISVQIRGAVSAKGIRLNLDGVAIIKVGGTEDSVRAAAQRFLHQQDEIESFTQEVLAGSLRSIVGTLTVDEIIRDRAAFASRVAEEAETSLTNQGLVLDTFQIQDVTDDVNYLRDLGRPEAAIAAQNAAIAEANSLQESQQAEARAQEKVSGAQRDLSLRQAEFKAETDTAQARAAAAGVLAKAARDQEVLLEQERVAERQAALTERQLDTEVRKPADARRYDAEQQAQARRNSEIFEAEAKKASDIANAEADARRVELSATAEANRIKLAAEADAQRVRVAGQAELDRRTALANATRLEGEAEAAATRARGEAEAETMRLRAEAFEQYGEAAVAQMVVDALPRVAHELAAPMSAISDLTVISTDGASQLSRQVGSNLTETLEVVRRTTGVDVTELLRNLTGQPAQRDGEPARPTTVVAPGQE; this is encoded by the coding sequence GTGGAGTTCCTGACCCCCGCCGTCATCCTGGTGGCCGCGGCCGTCGTCGTCGTGGTGCTGCTGGCCGTCGCGATCGTGCGCCGGTACCGCATCGCCGGCCCGAGCGAGGCGTTCGTCGTGGTCGGCCAGAAGGGCCGGCCCGTCACCAACCCCGAGACGGGGAAGATCTCCACCGACCTGTCCGGGCAGAAGGTCGTCATGGGCGGCGGCATCTTCGTCCTGCCGTTCGTGCAGCAGGCGTACTCGTTGTCCCTGGCCTCCCGGCGCATCTCCGTGCAGATCCGTGGGGCGGTCTCGGCCAAGGGCATCCGGCTGAACCTCGACGGGGTGGCCATCATCAAGGTCGGCGGCACCGAGGATTCCGTGCGCGCTGCGGCGCAACGTTTCCTGCACCAGCAGGACGAGATCGAGTCGTTCACCCAGGAGGTCCTGGCCGGGTCGCTGCGTTCCATCGTCGGGACGCTGACGGTCGACGAGATCATCCGCGACCGCGCCGCGTTCGCCTCCCGCGTGGCCGAGGAGGCCGAGACGTCGCTGACGAACCAGGGCCTGGTGCTCGACACGTTCCAGATCCAGGACGTCACCGACGACGTGAACTACCTGCGCGACCTCGGTCGCCCCGAGGCCGCGATCGCGGCGCAGAACGCGGCCATCGCCGAGGCGAACTCGTTGCAGGAGTCCCAGCAGGCCGAGGCCCGCGCGCAGGAGAAGGTCTCGGGCGCCCAGCGGGACCTGTCGCTGCGGCAGGCGGAGTTCAAGGCCGAGACGGACACCGCGCAGGCCCGTGCCGCCGCGGCCGGGGTGCTGGCCAAGGCCGCGCGCGACCAGGAGGTCCTGCTCGAGCAGGAACGCGTCGCCGAGCGCCAGGCCGCGCTCACCGAGCGCCAGCTCGACACCGAGGTGCGCAAACCCGCCGACGCCCGCCGCTACGACGCCGAGCAGCAGGCCCAGGCGCGCCGGAACTCGGAGATCTTCGAGGCCGAGGCGAAGAAGGCCTCCGACATCGCCAACGCCGAGGCCGACGCCCGCCGCGTGGAACTGTCCGCGACCGCGGAGGCGAACCGCATCAAGCTGGCCGCCGAGGCCGACGCGCAGCGCGTCCGGGTCGCCGGTCAGGCCGAGCTCGACCGGCGCACCGCGCTGGCGAACGCCACCCGCCTGGAGGGCGAGGCGGAGGCCGCGGCGACCCGCGCCCGCGGTGAGGCCGAGGCGGAGACGATGCGCCTGCGGGCCGAGGCGTTCGAGCAGTACGGCGAGGCCGCGGTCGCGCAGATGGTCGTCGACGCCCTGCCCCGGGTCGCCCACGAACTCGCCGCGCCGATGTCGGCCATCTCCGACCTCACCGTCATCTCCACCGACGGCGCCTCCCAGCTGTCGCGGCAGGTGGGGTCGAACCTCACCGAGACCCTCGAGGTCGTCCGGCGCACGACCGGGGTGGACGTCACCGAACTGCTGCGCAACCTCACGGGGCAGCCCGCCCAGCGGGACGGCGAGCCGGCACGCCCAACGACCGTCGTGGCGCCCGGGCAGGAGTAG
- a CDS encoding glycosyltransferase family 2 protein, protein MPVEDEVQPPSGPAPVATIVLPCYNEEAHVLLEVQRITKAMDADGMPYELLAVDDCSTDDTLQVLRSVEHEYPHLRVVGFRRNGGSGTVRRIGTQMARGEIVVWTDADMSYENERIPELVRVLLEDDSYDQVVGARTTEEGTHKALRVPAKFVIRKVAEVLARQRIPDLNSGLRAFRKSVSLPYLRLLPAGFSCVTTITLSFLCNQHDIKYVPTSYAKRAGTSKFHFTKDAYRYILQVLRMIMYFEPLRVLMPVALFLFGLGFLKGVTDMVRHAFYFPANTVLLLVSGLLIGAVALLADLVVRSRDSA, encoded by the coding sequence ATGCCTGTCGAAGATGAGGTCCAGCCCCCGAGCGGACCGGCGCCCGTCGCCACGATCGTGCTGCCCTGCTACAACGAGGAGGCGCACGTCCTGCTGGAGGTCCAGCGCATCACGAAGGCCATGGACGCCGACGGCATGCCCTACGAGCTGCTGGCGGTCGACGACTGCTCCACCGACGACACCCTGCAGGTCCTGCGCTCGGTCGAGCACGAGTACCCGCACCTGCGCGTCGTGGGGTTCCGCCGCAACGGCGGCTCGGGCACCGTGCGCCGCATCGGCACCCAGATGGCGCGCGGCGAGATCGTCGTGTGGACCGACGCCGACATGTCCTACGAGAACGAGCGCATCCCCGAGCTCGTCCGGGTGCTGCTCGAGGACGACTCCTACGACCAGGTCGTCGGCGCCCGCACGACGGAGGAGGGCACGCACAAGGCCCTGCGCGTCCCGGCGAAGTTCGTCATCCGCAAGGTCGCCGAAGTGCTGGCGCGCCAGCGCATCCCGGACCTGAACTCCGGTCTGCGGGCCTTCCGCAAGTCGGTGTCGCTGCCGTACCTGCGGCTGCTGCCGGCGGGCTTCTCCTGCGTCACGACGATCACGCTGTCGTTCCTGTGCAACCAGCACGACATCAAGTACGTGCCGACGAGCTACGCCAAGCGCGCGGGCACGTCGAAGTTCCACTTCACCAAGGACGCCTACCGGTACATCCTCCAGGTGCTGCGGATGATCATGTACTTCGAGCCGCTGCGGGTGCTCATGCCGGTCGCGCTGTTCCTGTTCGGCCTCGGTTTCCTCAAGGGCGTCACCGACATGGTCCGGCACGCGTTCTACTTCCCGGCCAACACCGTCCTGCTGCTCGTCTCCGGGTTGCTCATCGGCGCCGTCGCGCTGCTGGCCGACCTCGTCGTGCGCTCGCGGGACAGCGCGTGA
- a CDS encoding class I SAM-dependent methyltransferase: protein MSHPVSAEERARSFGAVADVYDRARPGYPGEALDWLLPPAPLGGPADRPLRVLDLGAGTGKLTRSLVARGVDVVAVEPTPGMRETFARVLPGVDVLDGTAESIPLPDGSLDAVLMAQAWHWVDPATAAPEVARVLRPGGRLGLLWNVRDAGVDWIARLDRLLDGPGEEQLGSLAPRVGAPFGPVERYDVRWSDPVTVESLLDLTRSRSWVIALDEARREEVLADVRAQAQDRLRQVGSLALEYVARCSRATLPG from the coding sequence GTGAGCCACCCCGTGTCCGCCGAAGAGCGCGCCCGCTCCTTCGGCGCGGTCGCCGACGTCTACGACCGCGCCCGCCCCGGCTACCCCGGCGAGGCCCTGGACTGGTTGCTGCCGCCGGCGCCCCTGGGCGGTCCCGCCGACCGGCCGCTGCGGGTGCTGGACCTGGGCGCCGGGACGGGCAAGCTGACGCGCTCGCTCGTGGCGCGCGGGGTGGACGTCGTCGCCGTCGAGCCCACCCCCGGGATGCGGGAGACGTTCGCGCGGGTCCTGCCCGGCGTGGACGTGCTCGACGGGACCGCGGAGTCGATCCCGCTGCCCGACGGCAGCCTCGACGCCGTCCTCATGGCCCAGGCCTGGCACTGGGTCGACCCGGCCACGGCGGCCCCCGAGGTCGCCCGCGTCCTGCGGCCCGGCGGCCGGCTCGGCCTGCTGTGGAACGTCCGCGACGCCGGGGTGGACTGGATCGCGCGGCTGGACCGGTTGCTCGACGGCCCCGGCGAGGAGCAGCTCGGCAGCCTCGCCCCCCGCGTCGGCGCGCCCTTCGGGCCCGTCGAGCGCTACGACGTCCGCTGGTCCGACCCCGTGACCGTGGAGTCCCTGCTGGACCTGACGCGCTCGCGCAGCTGGGTCATCGCCCTCGACGAGGCGCGGCGCGAGGAGGTGCTGGCCGACGTGCGGGCGCAGGCGCAGGACCGGCTGCGGCAGGTCGGGTCGTTGGCGCTGGAGTACGTGGCGCGCTGCTCGCGGGCCACGCTGCCGGGCTGA
- a CDS encoding TIGR03089 family protein, with amino-acid sequence MLPVLRRLLDDDPTAPRLTWYAADHASSGERVELSARVLATWVAKTANLLEEEFEVGPGSVVAIDLPTHWRTPVFQLAAWATGAAVRHGADRPADVLVSSSVQAMQRNASQDRIAVSLLPLATRFDQELPAGVLDYARVVTGYGDTHVPMAAPGPEDPALEAPALTHGRLLGEAQTLGADWPVGVRLLTDAGPGDVVRGPLAAWARAGSVVLAPGLDALGGSVVASERTTAVLRTRPAP; translated from the coding sequence GTGCTCCCCGTGCTGCGCCGCCTGCTGGACGACGACCCGACCGCACCGCGGCTGACCTGGTACGCCGCCGACCACGCCTCCTCCGGGGAGCGGGTCGAGCTGTCCGCGCGGGTGCTGGCGACGTGGGTCGCCAAGACGGCGAACCTGCTCGAGGAGGAGTTCGAGGTGGGGCCCGGCTCCGTCGTGGCCATCGACCTGCCCACCCACTGGCGCACGCCGGTGTTCCAGCTCGCGGCCTGGGCGACGGGGGCCGCGGTGCGCCACGGCGCGGACCGGCCCGCGGACGTCCTGGTGTCCTCCTCGGTGCAGGCGATGCAGCGCAACGCTTCCCAGGACCGGATCGCGGTCTCGCTGCTGCCCCTGGCGACCCGCTTCGACCAGGAGCTGCCGGCGGGGGTGCTCGACTACGCCCGTGTCGTCACCGGGTACGGCGACACGCACGTCCCGATGGCGGCCCCGGGGCCGGAGGACCCCGCGCTGGAGGCCCCGGCGCTGACCCACGGCCGGCTGCTCGGCGAGGCGCAGACCCTCGGCGCGGACTGGCCGGTGGGCGTGCGGTTGCTCACCGACGCCGGTCCCGGTGACGTCGTGCGGGGGCCGCTGGCGGCGTGGGCCAGGGCGGGGTCGGTCGTCCTCGCCCCCGGCCTCGACGCCCTCGGCGGGTCCGTCGTCGCCTCCGAGCGCACCACGGCCGTCCTGCGCACGCGTCCGGCCCCCTGA